The genomic interval TTCTAGATCTGTTTGTTCGATATTACAACATGTATGCTAGTTTTGAAGTTATCCTGTAGTTTCATTTATTAAGAGTGATAAATGTTATTTGGATTGGTCAACTGTTGGGATCATTTCTGGGGTTGTGTTATCTGTGTGtacttattttgtttttggctGCAACGCTAATGCACAAACATGTTTTTATCCTTTGCAGGCTGATGGTCAGATGCCCAGTGACAAGACCGTTGGTGGAGGTGACGATGCATTCAACACCTTCTTCAGCGAGACTGGTGCTGGGAAGCATGTTCCCCGTGCTGTCTTTGTTGATCTTGAGCCTACTGTCATTGATGAGGTGAGGACTGGTGGCTACCGCCAGCTCTTCCACCCTGAGCAGCTCATCAGTGGCAAGGAGGATGCAGCCAACAACTTTGCCCGTGGTCACTACACCAGTAAGTGTCAATCTTTTCTAAGGAGCTTTCCAATTGTTTGGGTTATGCCGCTGTTTGGTGGATGGCTAACTTGACGTGTTATTCTTTCAGTTGGCAAGGAGATTGTTGATCTGTGCCTTGACCGTATCAGGAAGCTTGCTGACAACTGCACTGGTCTCCAAGGTTTCCTTGTGTTCAATGCTGTTGGAGGTGGAACTGGCTCTGGTCTTGGTTCCCTCCTCCTGGAGCGCCTCTCTGTTGACTATGGCAAGAAGTCCAAGCTCGGGTTCACAGTGTACCCATCCCCTCAGGTCTCCACCTCTGTGGTTGAGCCATACAACAGTGTCCTCTCCACCCACTCCCTCCTTGAGCACACTGATGTTGCTGTCCTCCTTGATAACGAGGCCATCTATGATATATGCCGCCGCTCCCTTGACATCGAGCGCCCAACCTACACCAACCTCAACAGGCTTGTGTCTCAGGTACATCCTTGCATACTGGAAATAATCTTTATGCCTGCCATAATAATGCACTGTTATTTCTTTGTTGTGTGCTAACCAACTTTTTGTTATTCTAATTTGCAGGTTATCTCATCCTTGACCGCCTCCCTGAGGTTTGATGGTGCTCTCAATGTGGATGTCAACGAGTTCCAAACCAACCTTGTGCCCTACCCGAGGATCCACTTCATGCTTTCATCTTACGCCCCAGTGATCTCTGCCGAGAAGGCCTACCATGAGCAGCTCTCCGTCGCTGAAATCACCAACAGCGCCTTCGAGCCATCCTCCATGATGGCCAAGTGCGACCCTCGCCACGGCAAGTACATGGCATGCTGCCTCATGTACCGTGGTGATGTGGTCCCCAAGGACGTGAACGCCGCTGTCGCCACCATCAAGACCAAGCGCACCATCCAGTTCGTCGACTGGTGCCCGACCGGGTTCAAGTGCGGCATCAACTACCAGCCGCCCAGCATCGTCCCCGGCGGCGACCTGGCCAAGGTGCAGAGGGCCGTGTGCATGATCTCCAACTCCACCAGCGTCGTCGAGGTCTTCTCCCGCATTGACCACAAGTTCGACCTCATGTACGCCAAGCGCGCCTTCGTCCACTGGTACGTGGGTGAGGGCATGGAGGAGGGCGAGTTCTCCGAGGCTCGCGAGGACCTGGCCGCGCTCGAGAAGGACTATGAGGAGGTCGGCGCTGAGTTCGACGAGGGTGAGGACGGCGAT from Oryza brachyantha chromosome 3, ObraRS2, whole genome shotgun sequence carries:
- the LOC102699486 gene encoding tubulin alpha-1 chain — translated: MRECISIHIGQAGIQVGNACWELYCLEHGIQADGQMPSDKTVGGGDDAFNTFFSETGAGKHVPRAVFVDLEPTVIDEVRTGGYRQLFHPEQLISGKEDAANNFARGHYTIGKEIVDLCLDRIRKLADNCTGLQGFLVFNAVGGGTGSGLGSLLLERLSVDYGKKSKLGFTVYPSPQVSTSVVEPYNSVLSTHSLLEHTDVAVLLDNEAIYDICRRSLDIERPTYTNLNRLVSQVISSLTASLRFDGALNVDVNEFQTNLVPYPRIHFMLSSYAPVISAEKAYHEQLSVAEITNSAFEPSSMMAKCDPRHGKYMACCLMYRGDVVPKDVNAAVATIKTKRTIQFVDWCPTGFKCGINYQPPSIVPGGDLAKVQRAVCMISNSTSVVEVFSRIDHKFDLMYAKRAFVHWYVGEGMEEGEFSEAREDLAALEKDYEEVGAEFDEGEDGDEGDEY